In Janthinobacterium rivuli, a single genomic region encodes these proteins:
- a CDS encoding cell division protein ZipA C-terminal FtsZ-binding domain-containing protein: MTDLQITLFGAGGVFIVGVFSYNKWQEYKAKKSVERAFSTDHDDVLMREGDAPAVEAQEPVLRQEPRFDAAPAAKAEPSFGAAPAAAVPDFPVHAEPSLADADPVPASPAAPAQQEVSAASEQATSLVDPLIDCLLPLSLEAPVRGDKILPVLQTLRLVGNKPVHFIGLHVNGDWEPITHGGVYTKMQGGVQLASRSTALNELEYSELVTRLRGVADEIGAEPEVPDMMEVMAEARNLHRFVAGHDAQLGVNLHTNGAPWAISTLLFALEKQGFDVRPDGRFVMPDGDGGYLFSLSTNVTLAEETTPRLTLLLDVPCVAPARDGFGAMVACAKALVGRLDATIVDDYNQALSDAALAEIAGQVQEFYQEMDAADIPAGSTRALRLFS, from the coding sequence ATGACAGACCTTCAAATTACCTTGTTCGGCGCCGGCGGCGTCTTTATCGTCGGCGTTTTTTCGTACAACAAATGGCAGGAATACAAGGCCAAGAAAAGCGTGGAACGGGCCTTTTCCACCGACCACGACGACGTGCTGATGCGCGAGGGCGACGCCCCCGCGGTCGAAGCCCAGGAACCCGTGCTGCGCCAGGAGCCGCGCTTTGACGCGGCGCCCGCCGCCAAGGCCGAACCGTCGTTTGGCGCAGCGCCTGCCGCCGCCGTGCCGGACTTTCCGGTGCATGCGGAACCGTCGCTGGCCGATGCCGATCCTGTCCCTGCCAGCCCTGCCGCGCCGGCGCAGCAGGAAGTCAGCGCCGCCAGCGAACAGGCGACCAGCCTGGTCGACCCGCTCATCGATTGCCTGCTGCCTTTGTCGCTGGAAGCGCCCGTGCGCGGCGACAAGATATTGCCCGTGCTGCAAACCCTGCGCCTGGTGGGCAACAAGCCTGTCCACTTCATCGGTTTGCACGTGAATGGCGACTGGGAACCGATCACGCATGGCGGTGTCTACACCAAGATGCAGGGCGGCGTGCAACTGGCCAGCCGCAGCACGGCCCTGAATGAACTCGAATACTCGGAACTGGTCACGCGCCTGCGCGGCGTGGCTGACGAGATAGGCGCCGAGCCGGAAGTGCCCGACATGATGGAAGTGATGGCCGAAGCGCGCAATCTGCACCGCTTCGTGGCCGGCCACGATGCCCAGCTGGGCGTGAACCTGCACACGAATGGCGCGCCATGGGCCATTTCCACCTTGCTGTTCGCGCTGGAAAAGCAGGGCTTCGACGTGCGTCCGGACGGCCGTTTCGTCATGCCGGACGGCGACGGCGGCTATCTGTTCTCGCTGTCGACGAATGTGACGCTGGCCGAGGAAACCACGCCGCGCCTGACCCTGCTGCTGGACGTGCCTTGCGTGGCGCCTGCGCGTGACGGTTTTGGCGCCATGGTCGCTTGCGCCAAGGCACTGGTGGGCCGCCTGGACGCGACCATCGTCGACGATTACAACCAGGCCCTGTCCGATGCGGCGCTGGCCGAGATCGCTGGCCAGGTGCAAGAGTTTTACCAGGAAATGGACGCGGCCGACATTCCGGCCGGGTCTACCCGCGCCCTGCGTTTATTTAGCTGA
- the ligA gene encoding NAD-dependent DNA ligase LigA, with amino-acid sequence MTDPINQDAAQRVLDLTAELNRHLHAYHVLDNPTIPDAEYDKLFVELQTLETAHPDLRTPDSPTLRVGAAPLPQFEQVTHTVPMLSLNNGFTDDDIVNFDRRVREGLGLDAQDVAYAAEVKFDGLAINLRYENGLFVQAATRGDGATGEDVTANIRTISGIPLRLHGDKIPALLDVRGEVMMFKGDFARLNERQREAGQKEFANPRNAAAGSLRQLDSRITAQRKLRFYAYGIGALDGAAMPVSHSALLDWYETLGIPVSKERKVVQGAQGLLAYYADIGARRPALPYEIDGVVYKVNATEDQQELGFVSRAPRFALAHKFPAEEALTQVLGIDIQVGRTGAMTPVARLAPVSVGGVTVTNATLHNEDEVLRKDVRVGDTVVVRRAGDVIPEVLSVVLEKRLAPAPLPFKMLEACPVCGSHVVREEGEAIARCSGGLFCSAQRKEAFRHFAGRRMMDIEGLGERYIDTLVELEYVHGLADLYSLTLDKLLEMKVRADERDGSTPETVQQGKIPTKWAENLLAGIEASKRPPLERFLFALGIRHVGESTAKTLAEWLGSLAYVRKAPAALLRVLPDIGGTVAESIADFFAEEKNLQALQALLDAGVTPQGEHAPSAKLRTQLEEIKLLAAIGIPKLTEPRSKQLVERGVTLASLAAQGASFHAGLPAAVAEALAQWLADESNVKLLVQLDALRNELLSQLPEMPAAGGKLDGKTFVLTGTLPNMSRDEAAELIEAAGGKVSGSVSKKTGYVVAGSDAGSKLAKAQELGVAILDEAGLLALLAQD; translated from the coding sequence ATGACTGATCCGATCAACCAGGACGCCGCCCAGCGCGTCCTGGATCTCACCGCCGAACTTAATCGGCACCTGCACGCCTACCACGTGCTCGACAATCCCACCATTCCCGACGCCGAGTACGACAAGCTGTTCGTCGAACTGCAAACGCTGGAAACGGCCCATCCCGACTTGCGCACGCCCGATTCGCCTACCTTGCGCGTGGGCGCGGCGCCGTTGCCGCAATTCGAGCAAGTCACGCACACGGTGCCGATGTTGTCGCTGAACAATGGTTTCACCGACGACGATATTGTCAATTTCGACCGCCGCGTGCGCGAAGGCCTGGGCCTCGACGCGCAGGACGTCGCGTATGCGGCCGAAGTGAAATTCGACGGCCTGGCCATCAACCTGCGCTATGAAAACGGCTTGTTCGTGCAGGCGGCCACGCGCGGCGACGGCGCCACGGGCGAGGACGTGACGGCGAATATCCGCACCATTTCCGGCATCCCTTTGCGCCTGCATGGCGACAAGATTCCCGCACTGCTCGACGTACGCGGCGAAGTCATGATGTTCAAGGGCGATTTTGCCCGCCTGAACGAACGCCAGCGCGAGGCGGGGCAGAAGGAATTCGCCAATCCGCGCAATGCGGCCGCTGGCAGCCTGCGCCAGCTCGATTCGCGCATCACGGCGCAGCGCAAGCTGCGTTTCTATGCCTATGGCATCGGCGCCCTCGATGGCGCCGCCATGCCGGTGTCGCATTCGGCCTTGCTGGACTGGTACGAAACCCTGGGCATCCCCGTGTCAAAAGAGCGCAAGGTGGTGCAGGGCGCGCAGGGCTTGCTTGCCTACTACGCCGATATCGGCGCACGCCGTCCCGCCTTGCCGTATGAAATCGACGGCGTGGTCTACAAGGTGAACGCGACGGAAGACCAGCAGGAGCTGGGCTTTGTGTCGCGCGCGCCACGCTTTGCGCTGGCGCACAAATTTCCCGCCGAAGAGGCGCTGACGCAGGTGCTGGGCATCGATATTCAGGTGGGCCGCACGGGCGCCATGACGCCCGTGGCGCGCCTGGCGCCCGTGTCCGTGGGCGGCGTGACGGTGACGAACGCCACCTTGCACAATGAAGATGAAGTGCTGCGCAAGGATGTGCGCGTGGGCGATACCGTCGTCGTGCGCCGCGCCGGCGACGTCATCCCCGAAGTGCTGAGCGTGGTGCTGGAAAAACGTTTGGCGCCGGCGCCGCTGCCGTTCAAGATGCTGGAAGCGTGTCCCGTGTGCGGCTCGCACGTGGTGCGCGAAGAGGGCGAGGCGATTGCCCGCTGCTCGGGTGGCCTGTTCTGCTCGGCGCAGCGCAAGGAAGCGTTCCGCCATTTCGCGGGACGGCGCATGATGGATATCGAAGGCCTGGGGGAACGTTATATCGATACCCTGGTCGAACTGGAATACGTGCATGGCCTCGCTGACCTGTACAGCCTGACCCTGGATAAATTGCTGGAAATGAAAGTGCGCGCCGATGAGCGCGATGGTTCGACGCCAGAGACAGTGCAACAAGGCAAGATTCCCACCAAGTGGGCGGAAAACCTGCTGGCCGGCATCGAGGCGAGCAAGCGCCCGCCGCTCGAGCGTTTCCTGTTCGCGCTGGGCATCCGCCACGTGGGCGAATCGACGGCCAAGACCTTGGCCGAGTGGCTGGGCAGTCTGGCCTATGTGCGCAAAGCGCCGGCGGCTTTGCTGCGCGTGCTGCCCGACATCGGCGGCACCGTGGCGGAGTCGATCGCCGACTTCTTTGCCGAGGAAAAGAACCTGCAGGCGCTGCAGGCTTTGCTCGATGCCGGTGTCACGCCGCAAGGCGAACATGCGCCCAGCGCCAAGCTGCGCACGCAGCTCGAGGAAATCAAATTGCTGGCAGCCATCGGCATCCCGAAGCTGACGGAGCCGCGCAGCAAGCAGCTGGTGGAGCGGGGCGTGACCCTGGCCAGCCTGGCCGCGCAAGGCGCCAGCTTCCACGCTGGCTTGCCCGCCGCCGTGGCCGAAGCGCTGGCGCAATGGCTGGCCGATGAGAGCAATGTCAAGCTGCTGGTTCAACTGGACGCCCTGCGCAATGAATTACTGTCACAATTACCTGAAATGCCAGCCGCTGGCGGCAAGCTGGACGGCAAGACCTTTGTTCTGACGGGCACCTTGCCCAATATGAGCCGCGACGAGGCCGCGGAGCTGATCGAGGCGGCTGGTGGCAAGGTCAGCGGTTCTGTATCGAAGAAGACAGGCTATGTCGTGGCCGGTTCTGACGCTGGCAGCAAGCTGGCCAAGGCGCAGGAACTGGGCGTGGCCATCCTCGACGAGGCTGGCTTGCTGGCCCTGTTGGCGCAGGACTAA
- the galU gene encoding UTP--glucose-1-phosphate uridylyltransferase GalU: MKKIRKAVFPVAGLGSRFLPATKAQPKEMLPIVDKPLIQYAVEEAVAAGITEMIFITGRNKRAIEDHFDTAYELESELEAAGKRQLLDMVQNVIPKHINCIYIRQSAPLGLGHAVLCARPVIGDEPFAVLLADDFMDVEEGVRPVLAQMTDVFQYENCSLLAVQDVPRAETKQYGIVSAKNYQPDLELVSAIVEKPAPEEAPSTLAVVGRYVLTSRIFSHLENIGTGAGGEIQLTDGIAALMREERVLAYRYQGQRYDCGSKLGYLKATTAMGMKHPETGAAFRTYLQELQSALDAK, translated from the coding sequence ATGAAAAAAATCAGAAAAGCAGTCTTTCCCGTCGCCGGCCTGGGCAGCCGTTTCTTGCCCGCGACCAAGGCGCAACCGAAGGAAATGTTGCCCATCGTCGACAAGCCATTGATCCAGTACGCGGTGGAAGAAGCCGTGGCGGCCGGCATCACGGAAATGATCTTCATCACGGGCCGCAACAAGCGCGCCATCGAAGACCATTTCGATACGGCTTACGAGCTCGAGTCGGAACTGGAAGCGGCTGGCAAGCGCCAATTGCTCGACATGGTGCAAAACGTCATTCCCAAGCACATCAATTGCATTTACATCCGCCAGTCGGCGCCGCTGGGCCTGGGGCATGCCGTGCTGTGCGCCCGTCCCGTGATCGGCGACGAGCCGTTTGCCGTCTTGCTGGCCGACGACTTCATGGATGTGGAAGAGGGTGTACGCCCCGTGCTGGCGCAGATGACCGATGTCTTCCAGTATGAAAATTGCTCGCTGCTGGCGGTGCAGGATGTGCCGCGCGCGGAAACCAAGCAGTACGGTATTGTCTCGGCAAAGAATTATCAGCCCGACCTGGAACTGGTCTCGGCCATCGTGGAAAAGCCTGCGCCCGAAGAGGCGCCATCGACCCTGGCCGTGGTGGGCCGTTATGTGCTGACCAGCCGTATCTTTAGCCACCTGGAAAATATCGGCACGGGCGCCGGCGGTGAAATCCAGTTGACGGACGGCATCGCCGCCCTGATGCGCGAAGAGCGCGTGCTGGCTTACCGCTATCAGGGGCAGCGTTATGATTGCGGCTCCAAGCTTGGCTACTTGAAGGCAACGACGGCGATGGGCATGAAACACCCTGAAACGGGCGCGGCCTTCCGCACTTACCTGCAAGAACTGCAATCGGCACTGGACGCAAAATGA
- the def gene encoding peptide deformylase → MTVREILKMGDPRLLRMAEPVREFDTPELHALIADMFDTMHAANGAGLAAPQIGVNLQLVIYGFKQNLRYPDAPQVPETVLINPVLTPLSERKEEGFEGCLSVPGLRGSVPRWSELHYEGVDQFGQPISRDCDGFHARVVQHEVDHLHGILYPMRIVDFTQFGYTEVMFPDLDPNDDD, encoded by the coding sequence ATGACCGTACGTGAAATCCTCAAGATGGGCGATCCGCGCCTGCTGCGCATGGCCGAGCCCGTGCGTGAATTCGATACGCCCGAACTGCATGCCTTGATCGCCGACATGTTCGACACCATGCATGCGGCCAATGGCGCGGGCCTGGCGGCACCGCAGATCGGTGTCAACCTGCAACTGGTGATCTACGGCTTCAAGCAGAACCTGCGTTACCCTGATGCGCCGCAAGTGCCCGAAACCGTGCTGATCAACCCTGTGCTGACGCCTTTGTCGGAACGCAAGGAAGAGGGTTTCGAGGGCTGCCTGTCCGTGCCTGGCCTGCGTGGCAGCGTGCCGCGCTGGAGCGAGCTGCACTACGAAGGCGTGGACCAGTTCGGCCAGCCCATCAGCCGCGACTGCGACGGCTTCCATGCGCGCGTGGTGCAGCACGAGGTGGACCACTTGCACGGCATTCTGTATCCGATGCGTATCGTCGACTTCACGCAGTTCGGCTATACCGAGGTGATGTTCCCCGATCTCGACCCAAACGACGACGATTAG
- a CDS encoding flagellar brake protein translates to MNDPIPNPLRKGAPSLADVAEPMAPGTKPHHMSDPWDIGETLCSLADNGDAISIYPAGGEDVIMARILSVDDDLPQFVLELNEGATLPPGGATFVSWVQSAKLQFTINGEWEAYPERPNVYLTNFPSHCLVLERRESTRLETPLGVYYLAAFVLEGRPYELQLYDFSAGGIGMRAHPRDTVGLYVGRKLSRVRLELGPNKVMIADLEIRLSRTFRSFLLGEQVQIGCRFLNLTDAMQDELKVLLDDLGSSRKVR, encoded by the coding sequence GTGAACGATCCCATCCCCAATCCCCTGCGCAAAGGCGCGCCCAGCCTGGCTGACGTGGCCGAGCCGATGGCGCCCGGCACCAAGCCGCACCATATGAGCGATCCGTGGGATATCGGCGAAACCCTGTGCAGCCTGGCTGACAACGGCGACGCCATTTCCATCTACCCGGCGGGTGGCGAAGACGTCATCATGGCGCGCATTCTGTCCGTGGACGACGACTTGCCGCAATTCGTGCTGGAACTCAATGAGGGCGCGACCCTGCCGCCTGGCGGCGCCACGTTTGTGTCGTGGGTGCAAAGCGCCAAGCTGCAATTTACCATCAATGGCGAATGGGAAGCGTATCCCGAGCGGCCGAACGTGTACCTGACCAACTTCCCCAGCCATTGCCTGGTGCTGGAACGGCGCGAATCGACGCGCCTGGAAACGCCGCTGGGCGTGTACTACCTGGCCGCCTTCGTGCTCGAGGGGCGTCCATATGAATTGCAGCTGTATGATTTCTCGGCCGGCGGCATCGGCATGCGCGCCCATCCGCGCGACACGGTCGGTCTGTACGTGGGGCGCAAGCTGTCGCGCGTGCGCCTGGAACTGGGACCGAACAAGGTCATGATCGCCGACCTGGAAATCCGCCTGTCGCGCACCTTCCGCTCTTTCCTGCTGGGCGAGCAAGTGCAGATCGGCTGCCGCTTCCTGAACCTGACGGATGCCATGCAGGATGAATTGAAAGTACTGCTCGATGACCTGGGCAGCAGCCGCAAGGTGCGCTAG
- a CDS encoding pseudouridine synthase, with protein sequence MTEELLRLSKRMSELGLSSRREADEWIARGWVRVDGKVVSELGSKVYPSQKVTVERQAAAEQSKRVTVLINKPVGYVSGQAEDGYTPAVALIKAENRWAEDRSPEQFHPTQLRSLVAAGRLDIDSVGLLVLTQDGRVAKQLIGHDTDIDKEYLVRVSYTKGGTLPDSELKKLNHGLWLDGKPLLPAKVRWQNEDQLSFTLREGKKRQIRRMCEAVGLKVLGLKRVRIGKVKLGDLPTGQWRYLSADEQF encoded by the coding sequence ATGACCGAAGAATTATTACGCTTGTCCAAACGCATGTCCGAACTGGGCCTGTCTTCCCGCCGCGAAGCCGATGAATGGATCGCCCGCGGCTGGGTCCGCGTGGATGGCAAGGTGGTGTCCGAGCTGGGCAGCAAGGTCTACCCGAGCCAGAAAGTCACCGTGGAACGCCAGGCGGCGGCCGAACAATCGAAGCGCGTCACCGTGCTGATCAACAAACCCGTCGGTTACGTCAGCGGCCAGGCCGAAGACGGCTACACGCCCGCCGTAGCCCTGATCAAGGCGGAAAACCGCTGGGCGGAAGACCGCAGCCCGGAACAGTTCCACCCGACCCAGCTGCGCAGCCTGGTGGCGGCCGGCCGCCTGGACATCGATTCCGTCGGCTTGCTGGTCCTGACGCAGGATGGGCGCGTGGCCAAGCAACTGATCGGCCACGATACCGATATCGACAAGGAATACCTGGTGCGCGTGAGCTACACCAAGGGCGGCACCCTGCCCGACAGCGAGCTGAAAAAGCTCAACCACGGCCTGTGGCTCGACGGCAAGCCTTTGCTGCCGGCCAAGGTGCGCTGGCAAAATGAAGACCAGCTGAGCTTTACCCTGCGCGAAGGCAAGAAACGCCAGATCCGCCGCATGTGCGAAGCCGTGGGCCTGAAAGTGCTGGGACTGAAACGCGTGCGCATCGGCAAGGTCAAGCTGGGCGACTTGCCGACAGGCCAATGGCGTTATCTGAGCGCGGACGAACAATTTTAA
- a CDS encoding [protein-PII] uridylyltransferase — MKKQVREQLKQQLKADRQVVIAAFQADGKPEKLLRSLRHSVDGVLARAWQEAGLPPGTALVGVGGYGRGELFPYSDVDLLILLQQAPDAATQEKLEELVQLLWDLGLEIGHSIRTVDECLIESKADITVQTSLLEARLVCGNADLFAQLQQRYDAAMDPQAFFQAKTAEMRQRHAKYEDTAFSLEPNCKESPGGLRDLQVILWVAKAAGLANSWRTLATGGLITLTEARQLMEKERAFKDIRVRLHLHAGRREDRLVFDVQTAIAESLGLQATGSGPHMRRASEFLMQRYYWAAKTVTQLNTILLQNIEARLFPQDDVAVPINERFNEVNSLIDISADDTFEQYPSAMLEVFVLMTERPALKGMTSRATRALWHARFKIDAAFRQDPVNRALFLRIMQAPVGIIHALRRMNEMSILGRYLPNFRRIVGQMQHDLFHVYTVDQHILMVVRNMRRFTMSEHAHEYPFCSQLMADFSQSWLLYVAALFHDIAKGRGGDHSKLGVADATQFCQDHGLSEEDTELVAFLVENHLTMSQVAQKQDLSDPDVVQAFAKVVKDERHLTGLYLLTVADIRGTSPKVWNAWKGKLLEDLYKITLRVLGGEPHTADRELKNRQQEALATLRLYGLPPDAHLKLWQQLDVAYFLRHDASDIAWQTRSLYDKLDSKLPVVKCRLAPIGEGLQVAVYIPDQPDLFARICSYFDRKNFSILDAKIHTTKNGYALDTFLVTEQNFAKSYRDIISLIEHELGELLQSQTPLPPPGKGRLSRLSRTFPFQPTVDLRPDEKGQYYLLSVAANDRTGLLYAIANVLTKYRINLHTAKIMTLGERVEDVFLVDGPALNNARNQILLETDLLDALKV; from the coding sequence ATGAAAAAGCAAGTTCGGGAACAGCTGAAACAGCAACTGAAAGCCGACCGCCAGGTCGTCATTGCGGCCTTCCAGGCCGACGGCAAGCCTGAAAAACTGCTGCGCAGCCTGCGCCACAGCGTCGATGGCGTGCTGGCGCGTGCCTGGCAGGAAGCGGGCTTGCCGCCAGGCACGGCCCTGGTGGGCGTGGGCGGCTATGGCCGCGGCGAACTGTTTCCGTATTCCGACGTCGACCTGCTGATCCTGCTGCAACAGGCGCCCGATGCCGCCACGCAGGAAAAGCTCGAGGAATTGGTGCAACTGCTGTGGGACCTGGGCCTGGAAATCGGCCACAGTATCCGCACGGTCGATGAGTGTTTGATCGAATCGAAGGCCGACATCACGGTGCAAACAAGCTTGCTCGAAGCGCGCCTCGTGTGCGGCAACGCGGACCTGTTCGCGCAGTTGCAGCAGCGCTACGACGCGGCCATGGACCCGCAAGCGTTCTTTCAGGCAAAAACGGCGGAAATGCGCCAGAGACACGCAAAATACGAAGACACGGCCTTCAGCCTGGAACCGAATTGCAAGGAAAGCCCGGGCGGCCTGCGCGACTTGCAAGTGATTTTGTGGGTGGCCAAGGCGGCCGGCCTGGCCAACTCGTGGCGCACCCTGGCCACGGGCGGCCTGATCACCCTGACGGAAGCGCGCCAGTTGATGGAAAAGGAGCGCGCCTTCAAGGATATTCGCGTGCGCCTGCACCTGCACGCGGGACGGCGCGAAGACCGCCTCGTGTTCGACGTGCAGACGGCGATCGCCGAATCGCTGGGCCTGCAAGCGACGGGCAGCGGGCCGCACATGCGCCGCGCCAGCGAATTCCTGATGCAGCGCTACTACTGGGCCGCCAAGACGGTGACCCAGCTCAACACGATTTTGCTGCAAAACATCGAGGCACGGCTGTTTCCGCAAGACGACGTGGCCGTGCCCATCAACGAGCGCTTCAATGAAGTCAACAGCCTGATCGACATCAGCGCCGACGATACCTTCGAACAATACCCATCGGCCATGCTGGAAGTCTTCGTGCTGATGACGGAACGCCCGGCCCTGAAGGGCATGACCTCGCGCGCCACGCGGGCCCTGTGGCACGCGCGCTTCAAGATCGACGCCGCCTTCCGCCAGGATCCCGTCAACCGCGCCCTCTTCCTGCGCATCATGCAAGCCCCGGTCGGCATCATCCATGCGCTGCGGCGCATGAACGAGATGAGCATCCTGGGGCGCTACCTGCCGAATTTCCGCCGCATCGTGGGCCAGATGCAGCACGACCTGTTCCACGTGTACACGGTCGACCAGCACATTTTGATGGTGGTGCGCAACATGCGCCGCTTCACGATGAGCGAACATGCGCACGAATACCCGTTCTGCAGCCAGCTGATGGCCGATTTCTCGCAGTCGTGGCTGCTGTACGTGGCAGCCCTGTTCCACGACATCGCCAAGGGCCGCGGCGGCGACCACTCGAAGCTGGGCGTGGCCGACGCCACCCAGTTCTGCCAAGACCACGGTCTGTCGGAAGAAGACACGGAACTGGTGGCATTCCTGGTGGAAAATCATTTGACCATGTCGCAAGTGGCGCAAAAGCAGGATCTGTCCGATCCCGACGTCGTCCAGGCCTTTGCGAAAGTGGTCAAGGACGAGCGCCACCTGACAGGCCTGTACCTGCTGACGGTGGCCGACATCCGCGGCACCAGCCCGAAAGTGTGGAATGCGTGGAAGGGCAAGCTGCTGGAAGACCTGTACAAGATCACCCTGCGCGTGCTCGGCGGCGAGCCGCACACGGCCGACCGCGAGCTGAAAAACCGCCAGCAGGAAGCGCTGGCCACCCTGCGCCTGTACGGCTTGCCGCCCGATGCGCACCTGAAACTGTGGCAGCAGCTGGACGTGGCGTATTTCCTGCGCCACGACGCGTCCGACATCGCCTGGCAGACGCGCTCGCTTTATGACAAGCTCGACAGCAAGTTGCCGGTGGTAAAATGCCGGCTGGCGCCCATCGGCGAAGGCTTGCAGGTGGCCGTGTACATTCCCGACCAGCCCGACCTGTTCGCGCGCATCTGCAGCTATTTCGACCGCAAGAATTTCAGCATCCTCGACGCGAAGATCCACACGACGAAAAACGGCTATGCGCTCGACACCTTCCTCGTCACCGAGCAGAACTTCGCCAAGAGCTACCGCGACATCATCAGCCTGATCGAGCATGAGCTGGGCGAGCTGCTGCAGTCGCAAACGCCGCTGCCGCCGCCGGGCAAGGGACGGCTGTCGCGCCTGTCGCGCACCTTCCCCTTCCAGCCGACCGTGGATTTGCGGCCCGATGAAAAGGGTCAATATTATTTACTGTCGGTGGCGGCCAACGACCGCACGGGCTTGCTGTATGCGATCGCCAACGTGCTGACCAAGTACCGCATCAACTTGCACACGGCCAAGATCATGACCCTGGGCGAGCGGGTCGAAGACGTCTTCCTCGTCGACGGTCCCGCGCTCAACAATGCCCGCAACCAGATATTGCTGGAAACCGATTTACTCGATGCGCTGAAAGTCTAA
- the map gene encoding type I methionyl aminopeptidase, translating to MSTIRINTAADIEGMRVAGKLGAEVLDYITPFVKVGVTTGELDRLCHEYMVNVQGTIPAPLNYCPPGYTPYPKAICTSVNDVICHGIPGDKVLKSGDSVNLDITVIKDGYHGDNSRMFLVGTPTILAKRLSEITYECMWLGIDQIKPGAHLGDIGHAIQQHAEKAGYSVVREFCGHGIGKVFHEEPQVLHYGKPGTLERLEAGMIFTVEPMINSGRREIREMNDGWTIKTKDRSLSAQWEHTVLVTETGYEVLTVSPGMPPPPALILNKA from the coding sequence ATGTCCACCATCCGTATCAATACCGCCGCCGACATCGAAGGCATGCGCGTTGCCGGCAAGCTCGGCGCCGAAGTACTCGATTACATCACGCCTTTCGTCAAGGTCGGCGTCACGACGGGCGAACTGGACCGCCTGTGCCACGAATACATGGTCAACGTGCAAGGCACCATCCCTGCCCCGCTGAACTACTGTCCTCCTGGCTACACGCCCTACCCGAAAGCCATCTGCACCTCCGTCAACGACGTCATCTGCCACGGCATTCCTGGCGACAAGGTCTTGAAAAGCGGCGACTCCGTCAACCTCGACATCACCGTCATCAAGGATGGCTACCACGGCGACAACAGCCGCATGTTCCTCGTCGGCACGCCCACCATCCTGGCCAAGCGCCTGTCGGAAATCACCTATGAATGCATGTGGCTGGGCATCGACCAGATCAAGCCTGGCGCCCACCTGGGCGATATCGGCCACGCCATCCAGCAGCATGCTGAAAAGGCCGGCTACAGCGTGGTGCGCGAATTCTGCGGCCACGGCATCGGCAAGGTCTTCCATGAAGAGCCGCAAGTGCTGCATTACGGCAAACCAGGCACCCTGGAGCGCCTGGAAGCGGGCATGATTTTCACGGTCGAGCCGATGATCAACTCGGGCCGCCGCGAAATCCGCGAAATGAACGATGGCTGGACCATCAAAACCAAGGACCGCAGCCTGTCGGCGCAATGGGAACACACGGTGCTGGTGACGGAAACGGGCTATGAAGTGCTGACCGTCTCACCCGGCATGCCGCCGCCACCCGCCTTGATCCTGAACAAAGCCTGA
- the rpsB gene encoding 30S ribosomal protein S2, with amino-acid sequence MSVTMREMLEAGVHFGHQTRFWNPKMAPFIFGHRNKIHIINLEKTMAMYQDAMKHVRQLAANRGTILMVGTKRQAREIIAAEAQRAGVPFVDQRWLGGMLTNFKTIKTSIKRLKDMEVMIEDGSIEKLSKKEALMFSREMIKLQKSIGGIKDMGGIPDAIFVVDVGYHKGAITEAAKLGIPVIGVVDTNHSPEGVNFVIPGNDDSSKAIMLYARGVADAIIEGRAAAGNEVVEMVKAAAGDEFVEVNEQA; translated from the coding sequence ATGTCCGTAACAATGCGCGAAATGCTGGAAGCCGGTGTCCACTTTGGTCACCAAACCCGTTTTTGGAATCCAAAAATGGCACCGTTCATCTTCGGCCATCGCAACAAGATCCACATCATCAACCTGGAAAAAACCATGGCGATGTACCAGGACGCAATGAAGCACGTGCGTCAACTGGCTGCAAACCGTGGCACCATCCTGATGGTTGGCACTAAGCGTCAAGCTCGCGAAATCATCGCTGCTGAAGCACAACGCGCTGGCGTGCCTTTCGTTGATCAACGTTGGTTGGGCGGCATGCTGACCAACTTCAAAACGATCAAAACCTCGATCAAGCGTCTGAAAGACATGGAAGTGATGATCGAAGACGGTTCGATCGAGAAGCTGTCGAAAAAAGAAGCGCTGATGTTCTCCCGCGAAATGATCAAGCTGCAAAAATCGATCGGCGGCATCAAGGACATGGGCGGCATTCCTGACGCAATCTTCGTTGTGGACGTCGGCTACCACAAAGGTGCGATCACCGAAGCAGCTAAACTGGGTATCCCGGTCATCGGCGTTGTCGATACCAACCACTCCCCAGAAGGCGTGAACTTCGTGATCCCAGGTAACGATGACTCCTCGAAAGCCATCATGTTGTACGCTCGCGGTGTTGCTGATGCAATCATCGAAGGCCGTGCAGCTGCCGGTAACGAAGTTGTTGAAATGGTTAAAGCAGCCGCTGGCGACGAATTCGTCGAAGTTAACGAACAGGCTTAA